One stretch of Eretmochelys imbricata isolate rEreImb1 chromosome 1, rEreImb1.hap1, whole genome shotgun sequence DNA includes these proteins:
- the TMEM272 gene encoding transmembrane protein 272 — protein sequence MAAGLEKACHRCISKIASNACFIFGLLAFLALPLSMTFTGMKFLEDCPLQPLIPLYLLVGGVVGSLKVTLLLYDSTRMRQLLSKSVVIDDDDDDEYPWRQNAHKYYIHLTLSLFLFIWFILGNYWVFSVYLPNFIPPFHQPQDYCDKTLYIFAVGVLIISHTVLFLLIFCSFCIYCFSRQRYAAEDD from the exons CATGCTTTATTTTTGGGCTTCTTGCTTTCCTTGCTTTACcactatccatgacttttacag GAATGAAGTTTTTGGAAGACTGCCCACTTCAACCACTAATTCCCTTATATCTGTTGGTGGGTGGTGTTGTCGGCAGTTTAAAG GTGACTCTTCTGCTTTATGACTCCACCAGGATGCGGCAATTGCTTTCCAAATCTGTCGTGATTGATGATGACGACGATGATGAATATCCATGGCGGCAGAATGCTCACAAATACTACATCCATCTTACGCTCAGCCTCTTCCTCTTTATCTGGTTCATACTTGGGAACTATTGGGTGTTTTCTGTCTACCTGCCAAATTTCATTCCACCTTTCCACCAGCCCCAGGATTATTGTGATAAAACCCTGTACATTTTTGCTGTTGGAGTTCTTATCATTAGCCATACTGTGCTGTTTTTGCTTATCTTTTGTAGCTTCTGTATATATTGTTTTTCTAGGCAAAGATATGCTGCAGAAGATGATTAA